The Gemmatimonadaceae bacterium DNA window CGCCGGCTCATCGAAGCTCGGTGTCGCGGCGACCGGGTCGTTTTTCGACGACTCGAGTCGGATTGAGCGCGCGTTGAAGCGCGCCAGGTGAGCCTGGCTGCCCTCGACGATCTCGCTAGCGAAATCGTCGCCCTCGTCTCGCGCACCATCCCGTTGAAAGAGCGTCTGACGCTGCGCGGAAGCAGCCGCGCGATCGCTCAGCGCTTTCCGACTCGGCGCGAAAGCGGCCGGCCCAGGCGAGTACTTCCTCTCCCAATCACGACGTTGTAAGTCAAGGGATCACCGTTCTCGATTCCCATGTCCCGAGGCCAGCGATGAGCATTGAGTGGCGAGCCGCAGCAGCCTTCGCAGCGACCACGCTGGTTCTCGCGTGTTCGCCGGCGAAGACCGCGCCCGATCCAGACGCCGCGAAACCGACGGTTACTGCGGCCGACCTTCGAAACCCCAATGAGCCGATCGAGGTGGTGCTGCAGCGGAAAGCTCCCGGTCTGGTGATCACGCGGGTCGGAGACGAGATCGTGGTACAAATACGCGGGAGCTCGTCGTACAACGGGACTGCGACTCCGCCCCTGTACGTGCTCAACGGTTTGCCGTTCCGGCCCGGCACCGCCGGCGTTCTGAGCGGCATCAATCCCGCCGACATCGAAACCATCAAGCTCCTCCGGCCCTCTGAGGCCGGTCTCTATGGAATCGAGGGCGCCAACGGCGTCATCGTCATCACCACGAAGAAGGGCGGAAAGCCGTAACGGAAGAAGCTGCGCATCGGGCCGGCTCAAGGCGGACCGACGCTCGCCATCGTGGCAGGAAAGCTTGCCGCGGACCTACTGTTCGATGTGCCAGTGATCTTCATGTATGAACACAAGCGAGGTTGGCACAGGGCGAGCCTAAGGCGCTGATGGACCGCCGTCCGCGCAGCGAGATCCCGTATTCGGCAACGCCGACGCCGCCAGAAGGGGCGCGTCGTAGGCGCGCCTCTCTCTATAGAGGAATCAAGGATGGGCCGTCATCTTCCCGCCGGCGGTTGAGATATCGGCCACGGGCGCGCGAGGGGACACCGTTCGATTTCGAGATCGTGCATCGCGGCGCGAAAGCGTTCGTCGGACCACAACGGATCGATGAGCGGATTGCAGCCGAACCCGTTCAGTAAATTGAGCCAGCTCCGTCTGCCCTGCTCGGTCGACAGCAGACGCACGATGGGCTCGCGGTCGCCGAACACCAAATCGGCGAACGCCGCTTCGACGCCATCCGATCGATCACCCTCCGGACCGTGCAATTGCTCGCGAACGCGTCCGGCGTCGCGCCACCGCCCGGCCGCGGCATAGGCGAGAACTTGCAGCGCACGTGTGCCGCCACGTTCCGGGTACAGTTGCTCATGCCGCTCGAGCGTTTGCACCGCGCTGTCCGGCTGACCGGCGAAAATCTGAAGGGTGCCGAGCACATGCAGTCCGAGCGAGAAGGTCGAATCGAACGCGAGAACGCGGCGTGCCTCCGCGAAGGCCTCGGGGAAGCGTCGTGCGGCGAGGAAGCCGAGAACCAACGCGGTTCCCGCTGATTTGGCCAGCGGATCGAGTTGCGTCGCCTGACGAAGCTCGGCGACGCCTTCGTCTGTGTGCCCCGTGAAGACGAGCATCATTCCGAAGGCGTGATGCGCGTACTGATTCGACGGTTCTATGCTGAGCGCCTTTCGATAGCTTGCGACGGCGGCGCCGAAGCGCATCTGTCTGTCGAGCGCCAAGGCCAGCGCGACACGCGAATCCGCCAGCGTCGAGTCGATCTCCATGGCACGTGTGGCGCTCGCGGCAGTCAGAGCGGTCGCCGAATCGGTTGGATCGACAACGTATGCACTCAAAACGTCGTACGCCAGCGCCAGCCCGGCATAAGCGCGCGCGAAGCTCGAGTCCCGGGCGGTTGCCTGCTGGAAATACAGAATTGCCCGCGCGACGTTCGCCGCGCCCCGCTCGAGCCAGTAATACCGTCCTTTCAGGTAGAGGTAATACGCCGCCGTGTCGGCCGTTCCACGCGTGCTCGCGGTGGCGAACGCCGCGGCCGGGTGTCCGCCAAGTGCGGGACTGAGCGCACCGACGATAGCGCGTGTCAGATCGTCCTGGACGCGAAAAACGTCGCCCGAGTGACTCTCGAACATGCTGTCGAGCACCACCTTGCCGTCCGCCGCGCTCACGAGCTGCGTCGTGACCCGCAGGCGATCATCCGCGCGGCGAACCGCGCCCGTGATGATCGCGCCGACGCCGAGCGCGCGGCCGATTTCCTGAGCGGAGATCGCTTTGTGCTTGAACGCGTAACTTGACGTCCGCCCGGCGACGCGAAGGCCGGGCAGATTC harbors:
- a CDS encoding TonB-dependent receptor plug domain-containing protein, producing MSIEWRAAAAFAATTLVLACSPAKTAPDPDAAKPTVTAADLRNPNEPIEVVLQRKAPGLVITRVGDEIVVQIRGSSSYNGTATPPLYVLNGLPFRPGTAGVLSGINPADIETIKLLRPSEAGLYGIEGANGVIVITTKKGGKP